DNA from Ancylothrix sp. D3o:
CCATTTACGCCTTAGATGGGCAACACCGGCTCATGGGAATTCAAGGCTTAATTAGTATCATAAAAACCGGAAAATTGCAACCCTTTAATAAATTTAAAAAGCCGGTGGGAAGCGCCATAACCACAGAGCAACTCCTAGAAAAATATCAACTCACCTACAGCCAATTACAAAACCTCGCCAGAGAAAAAATCGGCATAGAATTTATCCCCGCCGTCACTCAAGGAGAAACCCGCGAAGACGCAAGTCGAAGAGTGCGTTCAATCTTCGTTCATGTTAACTTAATGGCCGTCAATTTAAGCCAAGGACAACTAGCATTATTAAACGAAGACGACGGCTTCTCAATTATCGCCCGCAAAATAGCCGTCAGCCACCCATTATTTAAAGCCAAAAAAGGCAGAAACCCCCGCGTCAATTGGGATAGCGCCACCGTCGCCGCCAAATCAACCGTATTAACCACCCTCCAAGCCTTAAAAGAAATGTCGGAACGCTATTTAAGCCATAAATTCCCCCATTGGAAACCCATCGACAAAAAAGGCTTAATCCCCCTCCGTCCCGACGACGAAGAATTAGAAGAAGGAATCAAAGAATTTAATTTTTTATTTGATAATCTTTCCGAATTATTCAGCTATCAAAAACTAGAAGAAGGAAACGAAACACCCCAAATGCGCCGGTTTAGTTTTGAAAAAGACGGAGGCGAAGGCAATATTTTATTTCGTCCCATCGGACAAGTAGCCCTCGCCCAAGCATTAGGAATTTTGATTTTCAAAAAACACCATTCCCCCAAACAAGTCTTTCAAAAACTGCGCCGGTTTGATATAGATGGCGGTTTCAGTAATATGGAATTCCCACAATCATTATGGTATGGAGTTCTCTACGATCCCAACAAAAAACGCATTTTAGTTTCAGGAAAAGAATTAGCCACAAGATTATTAATTTACATTTTGGGAGGAATTGAAGATGATTTAGAACGCGCCGAACTGCGATTAGAATTAGCAGAATCCCGAACAATTGAAGGAAAAGCAATCAATTTTGAAGGCAAATTTGTCCAACCAAAAGCCGTAGGTTTGCCCCCCATTTTAGTATAGCTGCAAAAACCCAGTGGGGCGGGCATCTTGCCCGCCATTACCCATTACCCCCCCTCATATCTCACCCCCAATCAAGTCAAAAACCGGCTCAAATCAAAATCCTCCACCGGCTCAATATCCTTTTGCCTTTCCTCCACCATAACCAACAAAAGACGCTCCGTATAATCCACCGCACCGCGAAACTCTTCCCGCAAAATTTCTAAGCCGCCATTCGCATATTCCTCAAAAATTTGAACTCGTATTTCCTCAGCCTTAATATCAACCGGCGACAAAACTTTTAGATCTTTTATTTCCGTAACAGCCAACAACTTAATCACACAATCATAACCACGATTAATAAAAATATTAACATCAATAGGAGCCGGTTCTCTTGCCACTTCTCCCAAAGGCAAACGCTTTTTTTTCCGCGCACCCAAACTTGCCGCAAAAACCATCGCATCCGCATAAGTTTGAAACGGGCCGGTGGTTTCCTCTCCATCCACCAAAGCCTTAACTAAATCCGCCTTATTTTTAGCAATTCTAATTCGACTTGCACCCATATTTCCCCTCTAAACCCTAACTTAAATCTAACTACTATCTAACTAAAAGTTTGGATTAGCCAGCGCAAAATTTCCCCATTATCTCCCTCACGGCTGCGTTGCACAGCCTCCTCAACAATAGCTATAGATAACCCAGGCAAAACTTGCGACTCTTTAATTTCTCCACTGCGTCCCTCCCCCATTCCAAAAGCAATAACTTTTAAGTCAATTGCATCAACTACCCAATATTCTCGCACATTTGCCCGTTCATAAAGTAACCGCTTGCGCCCCAAATCCTCACTTAAAGAAGAAGCAGCAATTTCTACAACTAAAGTCGGCGGATCATATTGATTTAAATCCACAGGAGAATCACTATCATCTGGTATCTTTAGATCAGACCCAATATAAAAAGCCACATCAGGCTGAAATTCATCTAACCCAGCTTTTCTGAAACTTGTATTTGAAAACTCCACAAAGACTATATTTCTGATGGCCGCAAAATAAGCCACAACATAAGGAATAATAGAATTTCGCCGTCCGTGACGTGGCCCAACAGGTGACATTTCAACCCTCATATATCCTTGATAATAATAAAACTTAGCCTTCTCATATTTCGGCTCATTTGCCAATGCCAAAAACTCCTCCCAGCTAACCTTCACCCAATTATCAGTCCCGATATTTTGCTCTGTAATTATCATAAACCTAAATTCCTCAAAAATTGCCCTAAAAAAATTATAGCAATTTGGCTGTAAAAACCCGGTTTCTGTAAAAGCGATACCCCTTGTAGAACATCTATCCCAGATGTCATGGCGCCAGCTTCTGTGGCGCAGGCATCCTGCCTGCGAGTAGGGCAGCAATCGCAGGCAGGGTGCCGGCGCCACTGGGGATTGCAATTACCCCCCCTGATCCGGCTTTTTGAAATACCCTTATTAAATCTTAAAAACCCAAACCATTCCCACGTTCCACCTCAACAATCTCCGTATAATCAAACTCATTCTGACTTTGCCGAACCAAAGAATAACGCACCCCATTAAGCTCAATAAAATCCTCCTCAAAATCCGGTTTAGACGAATAATAAACCAACACATACTCCCGCCCAATAAAACTCGCCATCTCCTCAGCAACCTCCCCACGCCATTGAGTTTTCGTTACCAAAACCACCAACTGATTAGCCAACTTTGGCAAACAATTCGCCACCCGGCGCCGCGAAATTTCATCTAAACTACCAAACGGAGAATCCATCACAATTGGAAACGTACTACTATCCGGGCCCATCAAAGTATTACGCTTACTCCAATCCCTCACCCTATCAACAATACCCCCAATAAAAGACAAACATAAAATTTGATTTTCCCCCGTCGAAGCAGCCA
Protein-coding regions in this window:
- a CDS encoding DGQHR domain-containing protein, which produces MTPSTPDSAGHISANIHQKQKEEQQNLALLLDSQLSRNNQILVQKTQMGNTEAYIGSVSLEWLESRVRFASQLPLFRQKHDPTTDNIIRDEDTADELFQRPLDWSRQASLAQYLIGRKNHKFPAVLVVQNPPWVDHPSAPEWDKNGVATQSATNFIPLDKDKTIGLLDISEDIAIYALDGQHRLMGIQGLISIIKTGKLQPFNKFKKPVGSAITTEQLLEKYQLTYSQLQNLAREKIGIEFIPAVTQGETREDASRRVRSIFVHVNLMAVNLSQGQLALLNEDDGFSIIARKIAVSHPLFKAKKGRNPRVNWDSATVAAKSTVLTTLQALKEMSERYLSHKFPHWKPIDKKGLIPLRPDDEELEEGIKEFNFLFDNLSELFSYQKLEEGNETPQMRRFSFEKDGGEGNILFRPIGQVALAQALGILIFKKHHSPKQVFQKLRRFDIDGGFSNMEFPQSLWYGVLYDPNKKRILVSGKELATRLLIYILGGIEDDLERAELRLELAESRTIEGKAINFEGKFVQPKAVGLPPILV
- a CDS encoding DNA phosphorothioation-associated protein 4; the encoded protein is MGASRIRIAKNKADLVKALVDGEETTGPFQTYADAMVFAASLGARKKKRLPLGEVAREPAPIDVNIFINRGYDCVIKLLAVTEIKDLKVLSPVDIKAEEIRVQIFEEYANGGLEILREEFRGAVDYTERLLLVMVEERQKDIEPVEDFDLSRFLT
- a CDS encoding Uma2 family endonuclease, translating into MIITEQNIGTDNWVKVSWEEFLALANEPKYEKAKFYYYQGYMRVEMSPVGPRHGRRNSIIPYVVAYFAAIRNIVFVEFSNTSFRKAGLDEFQPDVAFYIGSDLKIPDDSDSPVDLNQYDPPTLVVEIAASSLSEDLGRKRLLYERANVREYWVVDAIDLKVIAFGMGEGRSGEIKESQVLPGLSIAIVEEAVQRSREGDNGEILRWLIQTFS